The nucleotide window TAGGGGCGCCGGGGCGGATGCGAAAAGGCAGGCGTGAGCCTCCCGTCAGGTCGCGCACAAAGAAGTTGGCTTCGTTGGCCCCGATATCCCATGTCTGGGCCGTGAAGCCGCCAGTACTGGTCTGCTCCATACGAATGGCCGGGGTATTACCACGCAGCAGGTGCAACAGCAGCGCGGGGCCAGTGGTGCCTATGCCCAGTGCAGTGGAGGTCGTCAAGTTGCCGCCGAAGCTGCCGTTGCCGGTCACACTCAGCGCCCCGGTAGTCGTGATCGGGCCGGTGAAGTAGCCCGCGCCGGCCACATGCAGCAGGTACTGCGGGTTATCAACGCCGATGCCCACGTTGCCGCTGTAGTTCCAGGTCAGCACCGACTGACGGGCACCACCACGGTTGATGCCCAGTACGCCGCCCGTATAGCCGTAGAGTACTGGCCCATCTACGTTCTGGCCCAGCCAGTTCTTCGTGCTGTTGGCCGCACCGTACCAGCCCAGTCCATGGTTGGTATCGGTAAAGTTCCGCAGCAGTATTTCGTGGTCGTTGAAGCCGTAATTCTGCGTGGCCTGGGCTTGCGCCTTTACGGTACTGAGCAGGGGCAGCACTAGGATACCCATAAGGCAGCGGATAACAGAGCGTGTCATAGGACGGGGTAGCGTGAAGCCCCTAAACTACTAGGAGTCCGGCTCAAAAGAAAAGCTATGTATGTCAACGCCGTCATTTGAGATGTCGAAAGCTCGGGACGACTTCTTATGCCAAGCCCGTCAGCTCCCATAGGGCCAGTAGAAACAAGCAAAAACCCCGTTCTTGCCAAACTTTTTAGCCCCTGCGCGCATTACCTTCTTTTCCCCCTGACTACTCCCCATGGCTAAGATAAAAACCCTCTTTTTCTGCCAGAACTGCGGCGCCCAGAGTGCTAAATGGATTGGCCGCTGCCCCAGCTGCGGGGAGTGGAACACCTACGTGGAGGAGGTAATTGAAAAGGCCGACACGGCCACGGCCAACACGGCCTGGAAAGCTTCCACCACCGTGGGCAGCACGCCCACCAAAGCGGCCAAGCCCAAGCCCCTGGGCGAAATCCTCTACGAAGAAGAGTCGCGCCTCGACACCCACGACGGAGAGCTGAACCGCGTGCTGGGCGGCGGGCTGGTGCCCGGCTCTCTGGTGCTCATCGGGGGTGAGCCGGGCATTGGCAAAAGCACGCTCATGCTCCAGATTGCCATGCACCTGGGCCGCCTGAAAGTGCTGTACGTGAGTGGGGAGGAAAGCGAGCAGCAGATCAAGATGCGGGCCGAGCGCCTGGGCCAGCAGCACGCGGGCCTGTACATCCTCACCGAAACCAGCACCCAGAACATCTTCCGCCAGATCGACCAACTGCAGCCCAACGTGGTCATCATCGACTCCATCCAGACGCTGCATTCTTCTCTGGTGGAATCCGGGGCGGGCTCGGTGAGCCAGGTGCGGGAGTGTACCCAGGAGCTGCTCAAGTACGCCAAGGAAACCGGGGTGCCCGTGCTGCTCATCGGCCACATCACTAAGGACGGCTCCATTGCCGGCCCCAAAATCCTGGAGCACATGGTGGATACGGTGCTGCAGTTTGAGGGCGACCGGCATCTGACGTACCGCATCCTGCGCACCATCAAAAACCGCTTTGGCTCCACCTCCGAGTTGGGCATCTACGAGATGCAGGGCTCGGGGCTGCGGCAGGTGAGCAATCCTTCGGAAATCCTGCTTTCCCAGCGCAGCGAAACGCTCAGCGGCATTGCCATCGGGGGCACGCTGGAAGGCAACCGCCCCCTGCTGGTGGAGGTGCAGGCCCTCGTGACGCCCGCTACCTACGGCACGCCCCAGCGCTCGGCCACCGGCTTCGACGCCAAGCGCCTGCAGATGCTGCTGGCCGTGCTGGAAAAGCGCAGCGGCCTGCGCCTGGGCCAGCACGACGTGTTCCTGAACATTGCCGGGGGCCTGCGCCTCGACGACCCGGCCCTGGACCTGGCCGTGTGCGCCGCCGTGGTGTCGTCCTTGAACGATATTCCGCTGGCGGGCGAAATCTGCCTGGCCGCCGAAGTGGGCCTGAGCGGAGAAATCCGGGCAGTGAGCCGGCTCGACCAGCGCCTCTCGGAAGCGGAGAAGCTGGGCTTTGCCGAAATGTACATCTCCCAGTTCAACGCCCGCGGCCTGGATCTGAGCCGCTATGGTATTCGGGTACACCCTTCGGGCCGGCTCGATGAAGTCCTATCCGGTTTGTTTGGCTAAAAGCGGCTAAACGTGCCCGGCGGAGGTGGGCTACGAAAAAATTATGTCCTTGGATTGGATTTTCTGAACCTGAGTGCCGTATCTTCGGTATAGCAATTGACTTTTCCCGCGAAAATGGGGTGGCTGACGGGTTTTGTTTTCTGGCACTGAAAGTCAAGGCGTACCGTACTTCCTCAGTGTATAATCCTACGATACTGTTTTTTCGATGACTTCAGTTTTACGCCTGACTGCCAGTTGCCTGATGGCGGCACTGCTGAGCCCGGTGCTTGGCTGGGCCCAGGGCACTGTAGTGCTGACCGGCAAAATCAGCAACCGCACCAGCGACTCTATTGCGGTGGCCGTGCGGGAAAATCCGCTGGAAGCCCACGAGCAGCTTACCTACGCCCGCGTCAACGAGAAAGGCGAGTTTCGGCTGGCCGTGCCCGTAAGCGGCCCCACCAAAGCCGACCTGGTGTACGGCGACGACGCTACCCAGCTGTTTGTGGAGCCCGGCAACAACTTGGAGGTGCGCTTTAAGAGCTCTGACCTGATTGGCTCTATCAAATTCAAGGGCACTGGGGCCGAGGCCAATACCTTTCTGGCCGAGATGGACGAGCGGTTCGTGGAAAACGACGGCTTTCAGGTGCTGCCCGACAACATTATGCTCTACGAGCCGGGCTTCCTGGATTTCCTGGATTACCGCCGCAAGCAGGAGCTGAAGTTTCTGGAAGAAAGCGAAGAAGGACTCACCGCTACCTTCCGCAACTACATTAAGGCCGAGATTGACTACACCTATGCCAACGACCGGCTGACATTTCAGGACCTGCGCGAGCAGGTGGTGGCCACGGAGCCCCGCCTGAAAATGACGCCCACCTTCTACGAGTTCCTCAACGACGAGAAGCTGGTCAACAATCCTTCCGCCATTCACAACGAAACCTATCAGGAATTTCTCCTCAACTACATTCACTACCAGGCCCTCAGCCAGAATCACCGCCGCACCGACCCGGATTTCTTTCAGGTGTGCTACGAAATGGCGAAGACCAAGCTGAGCGGCGCCATCCGGCCGCTGGTGATGGGCCGGGTGATGCAGGAATCCTTCCGCTTCGGCCACGTGAAAGTGTCGCAGGCCATGCTCTCCGACTTCTTGGCCGTGGAAGGCTCCAAAACCTACGTACCGGCTCTGCAGGCCGATTTCGACGCGCACAAGGCGTTTTCGATTGGCGCATTGGCGCCCGATTTCAAGCTGGTATCCGTAGCCGGCGACACTATTTCGCTCAACAGCTTTGCGGGCAAGCTGGTGTACCTCAACTTCTGGAAAAGCACCAGCGGCCTGTGCCTGCGCGACTTGCCCTACGCGGCTGATCTAGCCAAGAAGTTCGACGGCAAAAACATTGTGTTCCTGAATATTGCCCTGGACGAAAACGAGCCGGCCTGGAAACAGCTGGTCGTGAGCAAGAAGCTGCCGGGCGTACATGCCCGTGCCGTGGGCGGCCTGCGCTCGGCCCTGGCACGGGCCTATGCCCTCGACAACGTGCCAGCCTACTTTCTGCTGGCCGAGGACGGAACCTTCCTCAATACCAAGCCCAAGCGCCTGAGCAGTCACGCCGCCGTGGAAGAAATCAAGGATTCCTTTGGCAAAGCCGCCCTCTATACCAGCACTGCCGAAATCAAAAAGTAGCCTTTTCGGTTATGCTATACCAGCCGCCTTCCGGTTTTCCGGGGGGCGGCTGTGTTTTGGGCGGGTGCATAGCCGCTCCTACCCTTTCCCTGCCGACCTTTAGCCGCTACATGGCCACGCTACTCAACGACGCACTCAACTTCTTGTCTAAGGCCACGCCGCGCCGCGTGTGGAACGCCGCGCAGGTAACGGGCGGCTACGTGCTGAGCAAGGCCACGGGCAAAGCCCGGCACTGGGGCCTGCCAGTGGCCTTGTCGTTTGAGCCCACGACGAGTTGCAACCTACGCTGCCCGGAGTGCCCCAGCGGCCTGCGCTCCTTCACGCGGCCCACCGGCATGCTGCCCGACGAGCTGTTCCGGCAGACCATCGACGAGGTAGCTTCGCGGCTGTGGTACCTGATTTTCTACTTCCAGGGAGAGCCGTACCTGCACCCCAACTTCCTGGACCTAGTGCAATACGCCGCCAAGAAAGGCATCTACACCGCTACCAGCACCAACGCCCACTACCTCAACGACAAGAATGCGCGCCGCACGGTAGAGTCGGGCCTCGACAGGCTAATCATTTCCTTGGATGGCACCACCCAGGAGGTGTACCAGCAGTACCGTGTAGGCGGCAAGCTCGATAAAGTACTGGAAGGCACCCGCAACCTAATTAAGTGGCGGCGGGAGCTGAAGTCGCAGACGCCGCGGGTGGTGTTTCAGTTTCTGGTGGTGCGCCCCAACGAGCACCAGATGGCCGAGGCGAAGCAGCTGGCCCGGGAGCTGGGCGTGGATGACGTGTGGTTTAAAACCGCCCAGATTTACGACTACCAGCAAGGCTCCCCGCTGATTCCGACCATCGACTACTACTCCCGCTACGAAAACAACCAGGACGGTACCTGGAGCATCAAAAACCGCCTGCTCAACCACTGCTGGAAGATGTGGCACTCGTGCGTGGTCACCTGGGACGGGCTGGTGGTGCCCTGCTGCTTCGATAAAGACGCTGAATACCGCCTCGGCGACCTGAAAACGCAGACCTTCCGCCAACTCTGGCACGGCCCTAAATACCGCCAGTTCCGCGCCTCCCTCCTCAAAGGCCGCGACCAGATAGACATGTGCCGCAACTGCACTGAGGGCACCAAGGTGTGGGGGTGATTTCTTAATGTGCTGCGCTTCGCTAATGTGGAGAATGTGGGCAATGTGCTAATGAGTGTCATTGCGAGCGAAGTGAAGCAATCCGTCCTCTGAAACGTACTTCACGTTCTTTTACCAGAAAGCCCTTTCCCGTTCGCGCAGGAAAGGGCTTTTCACTGAATAAAGCTCAGTGCATTGCTCAGGACGGATTGCTTCGCTTCGCTCGCGACAATTGAAGCATTAGCACATCAGCACATTTCTCCACATTAGCGAAGCGCAGCACATTAAACACTACTCTCCCCACGGATACATATTGGGCGGGGTATGCTCATCGGGGTGGGTGGGCAGGGCGTGGAGGGCCTGGGTCTGGTCGATGAAGAGGAAAGCATCGTACCGCTCCGGGATAATGGAAGGCACGTAGTTGCCGAAACGCTCGAACTCCGGCCGGTACACTACGCCAATGGCCCGGTGCCCGATGGGTTTGCGCAGCGCCGCAACGTTGCGCAGCTCTTCCGAGAGCAGCAGCGCATTCTGCCCCCCAGCTGCTGATGAAGCATATGCTCCCAGGAGCCGCGGGTAGCTTCCGGCACGGTCATCTTTTCCGGCGTGGCGCCCCACTTTTTACTGGCTACCACCGTGCCCTGGTAGGAGTCAAAGCCCACAGCAAACACCTGGTTGCGGCCGTAGGCTTCGCGGGCCAGCTGGCCTACGTTTACCGACCCGTCGCGGGGCATATCGGTGTAGCGGGCATCGCCGATATGGGTGTTATGCTCCCAGATGATTGTCTTGCTGTCGGGGCCGTGCAGGTTGAGCAGGCGCATCAGGGTTTCCATCATGTGCTGGTCGCGCACGTTCCAGGAAGCCGAGCCGCCCTGAATCATGGCCCGGTAGTACCGCTCCGCGTTTACGGCCACCAGGGCATTCTGCTCGGCGTTGAACTGCTGCTCCCGCTCGGGCAGACCCTGTGGGTGCTGACTGGCTACCTGCTGCCGCAGGGCTTGCAGCATGTCCGTCACTTCGTCCTCGCAGTCCTGCGACACGTAGGCCACGGCCTGGGCGTACTCCTGCGGGTCGTTGCCGAAGGGCTCGAAGCACTGAAATGCCTTGTGCGCAGCCTGAACGGCCCCGTCGCCCTGCTTTTCCACGTAGTGCAGAATCTCCTGCAACGACTCCCAGAGGCTGTACACATCGAGGCCATAGAAGCCCACGCGCTGCTCTAGGGGCTGCTGGCGATTGTGTTGGTGCAGCCACTCCACCAGGGCCGCAATTTCCCAGTTACCCCACATCCAGGTAGGCCACCGGTTAAACGTCTGCAGCAACTTGGCTGGGGTACCGTAGCTGACGGTATCCTGCTTGATAGCGGCATTCACCTCGAAGCAGTCGGGCCAGTCGCCTTCCACGGCTAGGAAGCGGAAGCCTTTTTCCTGAATAAGCCGCTTGCTGATGGCGGTGCGCCAGGTATAGTACTCGGAGGTACCGTGCGAAGCCTCGCCCAGCAGCACGATGCGGGCGTCGCCGATGGCCTCCAGCAACGGGTCCAGATCGGCAGCAGAAGTGAGCGGATGGGTGGGCAGCATGGTGGGCATAGTCGAGGTTGAATAGGCCAGAAACAGCAGCGTGCGGCGCAACCCCTTGGTCGCGCCGCACGCCGGGCACCGAAAAGACGACAGTAAAGTCTATTTGTGGTGTTTATGCAGGTTTTTGCCGAGGTCTTCTACCTGCTTCAGGAAATCGAGCGAGTCGGAGTCGCCATAGGTGCCGTAGGCCGAGGAGATGGTACCGCGCACGCCGTCGTTGGTTTCCAGCGCGTACAGAATCGACATATCATCGGGGTCCGACTCGCCCTCAAAGCGGTAAAAATCCACGATGGTCACATCCTCCGGCCCGTAGGTTTTGTTGGAGTCGGAGCCGATGGTGCAGAGGCGCCCACCTCTTACCTGAAAGTCCTGCGTGTAGCCATCCGAGGAAAGTTTTTTCTCGACGTTGATGAGGGAGCGTTCTTCTTCTTTGTCTTGCATGGCGAAGGGAGAGTTGGATGTGGGAGAGAGTCGGTGGGAAGCGGGGCGCTGAAAAGACGAGCCCCCGCCCCGGCTATACGAGGCCGGGACGGGGGCAGGTTGTCTGAAATTAAAGTGGAGTTAACGGCTAGGCCGTTGGCTGCCGGGCCGCAGCGGCTTCGATGGTGCGCTGCAGCCGGTCTACATCAATAGTGGAGCAGGCCCCGCAGCCCTTGGCGCAGCCCGCCGCGCTTTTCGTGAAGAAGGCGCGCCAGAAAATCCGGCCAACGTAGAAGGCCGCACCCACGAAGAGTAGCGCGATGATGAGGTATTGGAGCCACATGATGGTCGGATAACTCCCGGCGGCGGGTTTTAGTTTTTGGTTTGAAGTGTTTTCTGCGCTGGCGAAGGACCTGCCTTTTCTCGGTGCTGTTGGCCGTTCAACGTTCGGAAGCTCAGTCTGAGGAACAGAAGCGTTGCACAAGCTTAGTCAGTTATCAGAGGCAGGTCCTTCGCTTCGCTCAGGATGACACGATAGTAGCACACCGGCTACGACCAGTGCTGCTGCATAATCTGCTGCATCTGGTCGTGCACGGCCCGGTTGGAAGCCAGCACTTCGCGGCCGAAAACCGGGTCGCCGTCGTGCAGAAACTGGGTAACGTGCCCGCCGGCCTCGCGCACCAGCAGAATACCGGCCGCCACGTCGTAGGAGTTGATGTTGAACTCGAAGTAGCCCTCAAAGCGCCCGGCGGCCACCCAGGCCAGGTCCACGGCCGCCGAGCCCACGCGGCGGATGCCGTTGGTAGCGCCCATAAAATCCTTGAGGATGGCCAGATAAGTGTCTACCCGGTGGAAGTTGCTGTAGGGGAAGCCCGTGGCTACCAGGGAGTGGTTCAGCTCGGCGGTTTCGGAAACGTGGATACGCTTCTCGTTGCAGAACGCTCCGCCCCCGCGCACGGCCCGGAAGCATTCGTCCTGGTTTACCTCATAAACCACCCCAACCACCAGCTCGCTGCCCTGCATTAAAGCCACGCTCACGGAATAGCAGGGCAGGCCGTGAATGAAGTTGGTGGTACCGTCGAGCGGGTCGATAATCCAGGTGAACTCCTCGGCCCGGCTGGGGGCGCCGGCGGTGCCTTCCTCCGTGATGAAGCCTGCCTGCGGCAGCAGCTCCCGCAGCCCGGCCACCAGCAGCTTTTCGGCTTCCTGGTCCACGTACGACACCATATCGTGCAGGCCCTTGTGCTGCACGCGGCTACGGTCGAAGCCCGCCGCTTCCTGGCGAATAAACTGGCCGGCCCGGCGGGCTACCTCGGCAGTTTCGAGACTGAGTTGAATGAAGTCCATCATTAGGGTTTAGTGGGCAAAAGATCTACCCATTTATTGTTCACAAGCTTTTCGAAGTGCCCCCATTGCGGCTGGCCTTCTACGCGGCCTTTTACGCGTACTGGCTCAATCCAATCACTCTGACAATGCTCGTGTAAATCAGGTAATGGATTCCAAGAGTTGGAGGCAACTTTATATTTCTCTTCGGCTGCTTCTTCAGCCATAGCAACTGTCTCGAACCATTCATCTGAAACAGACGACGCATCTTTGAGCGTGTTATATGCAAAAAGGTAAACGCCGCTTTCTGCATCGTCATGAATCATCAGGCGCACTACTTCCGTCATAGGTGCGGGAACGAGGGCGCCTTTTCTCATCCGGTCACTTTCGGCTGCATGAATCTCCTCACCACTACCCACGCCAGCAGCAGCACCGCCAGCACTTGGCAGGCCGGGCCAATCAGCTCACCATAGCGCACGTAGAAGGTTTGCTCGGTGTTGAGGCGCACGGTAGCGCGGCTTACGGCCTGCTGCCACCACGCGGTGCGCTGGGTGATTTCGCCTTTTTGATTGATGAAGCCCGAAATGCCGGTGTTGGCGGAGCGGGCTATGTCGCGGCGGGTTTCGATAGCGCGCAGGGTGGCGTACTGCAAATGCTGCTGGTGGCCGGGCGAGTCGGACCACCAGCCGTCGTTGGTGATGATGCCGATGAGCGTGGCCCCGTTGCGGAT belongs to Hymenobacter sp. J193 and includes:
- a CDS encoding FeoB-associated Cys-rich membrane protein, with protein sequence MWLQYLIIALLFVGAAFYVGRIFWRAFFTKSAAGCAKGCGACSTIDVDRLQRTIEAAAARQPTA
- the radA gene encoding DNA repair protein RadA gives rise to the protein MAKIKTLFFCQNCGAQSAKWIGRCPSCGEWNTYVEEVIEKADTATANTAWKASTTVGSTPTKAAKPKPLGEILYEEESRLDTHDGELNRVLGGGLVPGSLVLIGGEPGIGKSTLMLQIAMHLGRLKVLYVSGEESEQQIKMRAERLGQQHAGLYILTETSTQNIFRQIDQLQPNVVIIDSIQTLHSSLVESGAGSVSQVRECTQELLKYAKETGVPVLLIGHITKDGSIAGPKILEHMVDTVLQFEGDRHLTYRILRTIKNRFGSTSELGIYEMQGSGLRQVSNPSEILLSQRSETLSGIAIGGTLEGNRPLLVEVQALVTPATYGTPQRSATGFDAKRLQMLLAVLEKRSGLRLGQHDVFLNIAGGLRLDDPALDLAVCAAVVSSLNDIPLAGEICLAAEVGLSGEIRAVSRLDQRLSEAEKLGFAEMYISQFNARGLDLSRYGIRVHPSGRLDEVLSGLFG
- a CDS encoding inositol monophosphatase family protein, translating into MMDFIQLSLETAEVARRAGQFIRQEAAGFDRSRVQHKGLHDMVSYVDQEAEKLLVAGLRELLPQAGFITEEGTAGAPSRAEEFTWIIDPLDGTTNFIHGLPCYSVSVALMQGSELVVGVVYEVNQDECFRAVRGGGAFCNEKRIHVSETAELNHSLVATGFPYSNFHRVDTYLAILKDFMGATNGIRRVGSAAVDLAWVAAGRFEGYFEFNINSYDVAAGILLVREAGGHVTQFLHDGDPVFGREVLASNRAVHDQMQQIMQQHWS
- a CDS encoding SPASM domain-containing protein, translating into MATLLNDALNFLSKATPRRVWNAAQVTGGYVLSKATGKARHWGLPVALSFEPTTSCNLRCPECPSGLRSFTRPTGMLPDELFRQTIDEVASRLWYLIFYFQGEPYLHPNFLDLVQYAAKKGIYTATSTNAHYLNDKNARRTVESGLDRLIISLDGTTQEVYQQYRVGGKLDKVLEGTRNLIKWRRELKSQTPRVVFQFLVVRPNEHQMAEAKQLARELGVDDVWFKTAQIYDYQQGSPLIPTIDYYSRYENNQDGTWSIKNRLLNHCWKMWHSCVVTWDGLVVPCCFDKDAEYRLGDLKTQTFRQLWHGPKYRQFRASLLKGRDQIDMCRNCTEGTKVWG
- a CDS encoding TlpA disulfide reductase family protein — its product is MTSVLRLTASCLMAALLSPVLGWAQGTVVLTGKISNRTSDSIAVAVRENPLEAHEQLTYARVNEKGEFRLAVPVSGPTKADLVYGDDATQLFVEPGNNLEVRFKSSDLIGSIKFKGTGAEANTFLAEMDERFVENDGFQVLPDNIMLYEPGFLDFLDYRRKQELKFLEESEEGLTATFRNYIKAEIDYTYANDRLTFQDLREQVVATEPRLKMTPTFYEFLNDEKLVNNPSAIHNETYQEFLLNYIHYQALSQNHRRTDPDFFQVCYEMAKTKLSGAIRPLVMGRVMQESFRFGHVKVSQAMLSDFLAVEGSKTYVPALQADFDAHKAFSIGALAPDFKLVSVAGDTISLNSFAGKLVYLNFWKSTSGLCLRDLPYAADLAKKFDGKNIVFLNIALDENEPAWKQLVVSKKLPGVHARAVGGLRSALARAYALDNVPAYFLLAEDGTFLNTKPKRLSSHAAVEEIKDSFGKAALYTSTAEIKK